In Desulfobacter hydrogenophilus, the genomic stretch AAGCTTTAAGCCTTCAATGTAGTGGGCCGAAGCCATAAGATTGGCTTCGGCTGGCAGGTTGTAGGCTGAATGTCCCCAATATGCATTATTAAAGGGGCCCAACTGCCCGCTGTTTACAAAGGTTTTCAGCCTGGTCTGAATTTCGCTGAAGTATGCTGAGTTCTGGGGCCGTCCGGATACGTTTTCAGACAGTTTTGCCGTCTTAGCCGGGTCCGCGGACAGGGCGCTGACAATATCCACCCAGTCCAGGGCATGCAAGTGATAAAAATGAACAATGTGGTCATGCTGGAACTGACTGCCATGCAGCAGATTCCGGATGATCCGTGCATTTTCCGGAATTTCTATGTTGCAGGCCTGTTCCACCGCGCGTACGGAGGCAAGTGCATGGACATAAGTGCAAACACCGCAGGAGCGCTGAACAAAATGATGTGCATCCCTGGGGTCACGCCCCTGGAGCATCATCTCAATGCCCCGGAACATCTGCCCGGAGCACCAGGCGTCAACCACCTTGCCCTTTTCAACTTCCACCTCGATTCTAAGGTGCCCCTCTATTCTGGTGATGGGGTCAACAATGATTCTTTTACCCATAATAATATCCTTTCGCATCAGATGTGCTGTGTTTTAATTTTAAATGATGGACCGCCAACTAAAAGCTCTACATTTCTTCGTAGAAAGGCGTCATTTCGTCCCAGAAGCCGGGTTCACTGCAGCCAATGCAGGGATGACCGGCCTGAATGGGGAAACTCGTCGCATCGTTAAATTTTGCAGTGGGACAATTATTATAGGTTTCAGGGCCTTTACAACCCATTTTATAAAGACAGTATCCAAGCTCGGCTTCCTTGGAGCCGAATTCCTCGACAAACTCATCGTTTTCATAATGTTCGAGTCGCGGACAATTGTCATGCACAGTTTCCCCATAAGCAAAGAGGGGTCTGCCGTAATCATCAAGTTCTATCTTTTCGTTGTCTAAATACTTGAGGATGGTACCAAGCAAATTTAAGGGATTGAAAGGACAACCGGGCAGGTTAATGGTATCAATGCCGATGGCATCTTTTACGCCTTTATACCCGCCGGGATTGGGAGCAGCAGCAGCTATACCGCCGTATGCGGAGCAACTCCCCACACAGATGGTTGCGGCAGCTTTGGGGATGACTTCCCGGGCAATTTCAAGGAATGTTTTTCCGGAAACCTTGCCGTATGAACCGTTGTAACTGGTTCCAACGGCACCTTCCACAATACAGAGAAATTTGCCTTTGTACTTCTCAACAGCATCGTGCAGGCTTTTTTCTGCCTGCTCACCAGCCGCAGCCATAAGGGTTTCATGGTATTCTACGGAAATGGTTTCCAGGATGATGCCACCCACATCCGGGGTCCTTAAAAATGCTTCCGAACATCCGGTACATTCAGAAAAATGTAGCCACACCACCGGGGGACGTATCGCAGCTGCTTTTTCAATCTTCGCGGCCACCTGTCCCACAAGGGAGTATGACAAGCCCATGGTCGCAGTCAGGGCCGTGCAGTACTTGAGAAAATCTCTTCTTGAGACCCCTTTTGATTCTAATACTTCATAAAATTTCTTGCTGGAATTTGTTTCCATAATACCTCCATTATTGCTGTTATGATTTCGTATCATAAATTTAATTGATATTATAAATGACCGAATCAGACCTGATCAAATTGATTATTCGGATCTATCGTAACTCCCCATTCGCTTATTTTGAAATCAGAAAAGCCAATTTATAATCATGGGGAGTCATTATTTGCCTAAAAAAAGACAATCCTGAATAATTTTAGTTTTTAATTCTTATATGGTTTGTTTTTTGCATATAAAAATTATGATTTTGCATTCCAAATATGACATAATTTTTCTGAGCAAGAGTATTATAACACAATATATTGTGTGTAAAAATTAACAAAACACTAAAAAAAATAAGCGAATGGGGAGATCGTAACGAAACGAATTAACTATTTCCATCATTATAATTTCATAAAAAAATATATAGAACCTATAAAAATTTATAAATTTTTGTAGGATGAGCCCCGAAGAAAAACCGGATTCCAATTTTTACCAATTGGATATACAAACGCGCCCGAACTTGTATGATCATTGCAAGAGAATTGAGAGTGGAACAAAAAGAAGGGAACCGGAAAATTGTTAAATCCAACCGGGCCAAACCCATACCCCGGAGGTCTCTATGATTTTATAGATAATAGGCGCAAAATAAAATTTTAAAATTGATTTTGCGCCTATTACCTGAATTCCCGGCATAAAATTTGCCTAATCAGCCTTTGCCCTCTGATACATAAAAATCTGCTGAGGTTTGGCCTCTGCAAACCCTGACCTAAGATCATATTTGATGGTTTATTGGCTGGCAATCCTAGCTAATCCGTTTTTTTACTGAACTATACTCAATTCCCATGCTCAAATCACGCCAGATAGGAATAGTTCACCATTAGCGCTCTGCGCATAACTTTTCCAGCCCAAGTTTTCACCCAATAATGCGCTTATCCGGGAGAACAACGTAATCGGTGCAATACGTTCTCAGCCAATTGGGCGAATGGGTTAATCTTACCAAATGAAATGCTCCACCGCCTGCCACTATAAATTAAACGGCCGGCCATATACATTAAGTCCTGCATGACTGTTCTTAACCTCCTTCGTGAGACTGTTTTTCTACGGTTGACCGGAAGATTGTTCTCATCCTGTTCCTCAAGACTAATTTGGCCTATGATTCTAAGGGTGTTGTACGCCAAAAGAGCGAGATGGAGAATCAGGCTGTTGCTGCTAAAATGGCAGCTGGGGAACCGTTCTAACCCAATATCACTTTTAATTTCTGAGTGAAATTGTTCACTGGTTCCATGATCATGGTATAAATTAATGACCTCTTGGGGGCTCAGCCCGGTTATGGTAATCCAATAGGTCTCTACTTCGATTTTGGGAAAAAGCAGGGGTTCTCCTTTTTCTTCATATCGTTCAGTCACTTTGAAGACAATCGGACGTGGCAATGCATGCCCTTTGGGGTCAACAGTTGTTTGCCCGACCCACACACTTTTGTGTTTACAGCGAATCAATTTAACGTTTTCAGTATTCTGAGCCAGGATAAACCAGCCATCCAAAGATTCTTTACGTAAATTGCGCTTAACCAAGACATCAACACCTTCGTATTTTTTTATTATTTCAAAATTATCCTGACTGTCATTTCCTGAATCAAGACGCATAAGAAGAGGTTCTTGGGTGATCTGCCTGGTTAATTTCAATATTTCTTGAATGAATGCCGGGGTGTTTTTTTGACAATGCTGACTGCCTTTTCTAAGCTCCACATTGATTAAATATCCTTCAGTTCCCAGATATCCGAACATCGGTGCATATCCATCACAACCTTTGTATGTCCTGGAAACCCCCTCTTTTTTCGTTTTTGAATTGTCAAAGGGGCTGACATCCAGGTCTAAGGGAATATAATTGCCGACACTCGTCTGAACTGGTGAAATGGCGGGTGCTTTGCCTCGAATCATTTCAACTGAAGCTTCCTTGATAAGTTCATTGGCAGATTCCCCGATCAGGTCAATACGTTCACGCAAGGTTGATTGGGAAGGACAATTGCTGATTCCCATAGCTTGGGTAAAAAAAAATGGATCCTGCCTGAAAATTTCAATAGCGATGTAGTCTGGCTTACCAACACAAATAAGTCCTAACATGGACGAAAGGATCTCTCCATGAGAAATATTAGGATCAACACAATGTACATCCGGTAAATTTTTGAAGCGCTCAGCAAAATTAATGGACTTAAGCAATGCACCTACAGGGAGCAATCCGCTTTGACTGACAAGGTTTTCATTTCCATGTTTTACATTGATAGTGGTCGGCATCGGTCTTCACCTCCGAAGTGAATGTTTTTTTAATGCCATTATATTAATTTTATATTAAAATTTCAATGTGTTATATTCAAAAAAGCAATCTTTATGCCGCTAACTCAGGTATTAGTTTAGAAGACTTTAATAGTCAAAAAATCCTTTGCCACTTTTTCGACCAAGCCAACCGGCCCGGACATATTTTCGCAGCAGCGGCGTGGCCCTGTACTTGGAATCCTTAAACTCTTCATAAAGGACATCCATGATGGCCAGACAGACGTCCAATCCGACCAGATCGCCCAAGGCAAGGGGACCTATGGGATGGTTGGCGCCCAGTTTCATAGCCGTATCAATATCTTGAGCGCTGGCAACGCCTTCGGCATAGATGGCGGCAGCTTCGTTGATCATGGGAATCAATATTCGGTTCACCACAAACCCCGGTGCTTCATCCACCTGTACCGGCTGCTTGCCAAGATCCAGGGACAATGCCTTTACAGCGTCAAATGTCTCGTCAGATGTGGCAACCCCTTTGATGATCTCTATTAGGGCCATAACAGGTGCCGGGTTAAAAAAGTGCATGCCGATCACCTTATCCGGACGTTTTGTGGCCGTGGCCACCTCGGCAATGGAAAGGGAAGAGGTGTTGGTGGCCAAAATGGTTGACGGTTTGCAGATATTGTCAAGTTCACTGAAAATCTGCTTTTTGATCTTCATATTTTCCACGGCAGCTTCCACCACAAGATCGCAATCCTGGGCATCTGCTGGATCTGTGGTGCCTATAATCCGGGAAAGAATGGGCTGAATCATGACCTCTTCCAATTTACCCTTGGATGCCATGCGACTCAAATTTTTAGAAATGATCGAAATGCCCTTGTTAACAAACTCTTGTTCAATATCCCGCAACACCACCATATAGCCATTGACGGCAAAAACCTGGGCGATTCCGGCACCCATGGTGCCCGCACCGATTACACATATTTTTTTCATATAAGTATGACCTTTCATCACATCAGTTGTTATTTAATTATATTTTCCACAACCATGGCCATCCCCATACCCCCGCCAATACACATGGACACAAGTCCTGTGCCATAGCCTTTGCGCTTCATCTCATGGATCAGAGTAACCATCTGCCGGGCCCCGGTGCACCCGATGGGGTGGCCCAGGGAGATGCCGCTGCCCAGCTGATTGGCAAATTCAGGATCAATGTCCAGCTCCATCATGCACCCCAAAGCCTGGGACGCAAACGCCTCGTTCAGTTCAATGATATCCATGTCGTTTATGGACATACCCGTGGACTTCAACACCCGACGCACCGCAGGAATCGGCCCCAGCCCCATATACGCCGGATCCACGCCGCCTGTGGCAAACCCTTTAATCTTGACATAGGGCGTCAGCCCAAGTTCTTTGGCCTTATCTGCGCTCATCATGACCACGGCGGCACCACCATCATTAATCCCCGATGCATTGCCCGCCGTAACGGAACCGTCCTTTTTGAACACGGGTTTCATCTTGGCCATCTTTTCCATGGAGGTTTCCATGGGCCGTTCATCCGTATCGACAATCACCTCGGCCTTGCGGTTACGGGTGGTCACCGGCACGATCTCTTCTTTAAACGTACCGTTTTCAATGGCAGCCCGTGCCCTTGCATGGCTCATGCAGGACAGCTTATCCTGATCATGCCGGGAAATATTATAAAGTTCCGCAATGTTCTCAGCCGTCACGCCCATGTGATACCCGTTGAAAATTTCAAAGAGGCCGTCATACACCATCAGGTCATAGATATCCCCTTTTCCGGAGACCTCCATGCGGTATCCCCACCGGGCACGCGTCATGGCCATGGGCGCGTTACTCATACTTTCCTGACCGCCGGCAATCACCACATCGGCCTGCCCGCTCATGATGGATGAAGCCCCAATGGCAATGGACTTAAGCCCTGATCCGCATATTTTATTCACCGTAAAACCATAGGTTTCCTTGGGTACACCCGCCCGGATCATAGCCTGCCTGCCGGGACTTTGGCCCTGGCCTGCCTGCAAGACATTGCCCATAATCACTTCGTCCACAGCAATGGGTGTGGCATCGGTATTCCAGTTTCCGTAAGCTTCTTCCAGATCGGTCTTACCCCGGTCTCTCAGTTTATCCGGTGCAAAGGCCAACATCTCTTCACTGACTTCGGGCCGAAGCCCCGCCCTTTCCATGGCGGTCCGGATCACAATAGCGCCCAGGTCGACGGATGAAACTGTTTTTAACACCCCGCCAAAACTGCCGATGGCAGTTCGGGCACCGCTGACAATCACTACATCTTTCATAACATTTCTCCTTGCTAAAAAATCCTGCTACTTGCTTCCAAAGGCTGCCTCATCCATCTCAACCACTGCATTGTCAAACGCTTTAAGCGCGTCCAATTTTCCTGCGGTCGTCCCAAGGATCTGGTTGATAAAAAACCGGGCGGTTTTGATCTGTCCGTCGTAGAACATGTTGTCTTTTTTCTTTTTGCCCTTGTTGGCTGTGGCAATTGCGGCCCGCCATAAAAGCATCCAGGCCATGACAAGGTCGCCTGTGACCTCCATGAAGGGGTATGAAAAAGCATAGGCCGTCAAAAATTCATCGGACCTGGATTGGGCCTGCAGTTCGGCAGCCACCTCCGAGTAGGTATTGAAAAAACCTTCCAGCCGGGCGGTGAGATCGTCAAGACCGTCCGCTGCTTTGGCAAGGGCAAAGGTTTTCTTGATTTCCTCCAGAAAGGCGTTGAAGGCCGCGCCTTTTTTCATGGAAAGTTTCCGGCCCAAAAGATCAATGGACTGGATGCCGTTGGTTCCCTCGTATAACATGAAGATCCTGGAATCCCTCAGCAGCTGGGACACAGGGAACTCCTCAATAAAACCGTATCCGCCGTAAATCTGAATGCCCTGGTTGCACACCTCAAAGGATTTGTCCGTGCCATACCCTTTAATAATGGGTGTCAGGACTTCCAGTAGATATTCATAATGGGTTTTCTGATCCGCATCTGTGGACACGGCAACCAGGTCGTGACACATACCGCAGAAATAGTTGAGGCTGCGCAACCCTTCCACATAGGCTTTCATGGTAATCAACTGACGTTTTACATCAGGATGCCGGATGATGGACACCGGTTTTGAACCGGCCGGGGCTTTGAGTTCCCGGGACTGAATCCGGTCCCGGGCATAATTAAGGGAATATATATATGAGGCCGACGCGTTGGCAAACCCCTGGAGTCCCACCATCTGGCGGGCTTCGTTCATCATCTCGAACATGGCGGCAACGCCTTTGTTTTCCTGGCCCAAAAGTGTGCCGATACACCCGGTTTTACCCCCCAGAGTCAGAGAACAGGTGGCATTGCCATGCAGGCCCATTTTATGCTCAATGCCGGTACAGACCACATCGTTGAATTCTCCCGGGCTACCATCTGCGGTCACCCTGAATTTAGGTGCCAGAAACAGGGAAATGCCTGCAATACCTTCGGGCGCGCCTTCGATTCTGGCCAGAACCGGATGGACGATATTTTCCACCATGTCGTGTTCACCGCCGGAGATGAAAATTTTGTTGCCGGACAAAGAATAGGTTCCGTCCCCGTTTGGCTTGGCCGTAGCCGCTACTGCGGCAAGGTCAGAGCCTGCATCAGGCTCTGTCAAAAGCATGGTGCCGGACCATTTTCCCGACAGCATATTTTTAAGGTAGATTCGCTTTTGCTCATCCGTGCCAAACTTCTCCACAAGTTTGGCCGCGCCATGGGTGAGCATGTTATAAAGCATAAAGGAATTACAAGCCCCGTAAAAATACTCATTGGCGGCCATGGCAACGGTATGCGGCATCCCCTGCCCGCCCCATTCGGGATCATCGGTCATTCCCAGCCATTCGCCTTCATTATACGCTTCATAGACACGATGAAAGGCCTCGGGTACTTTTACTTCACCGGCATTAAAAGAGCAGCCTTCGTCGCTTATCGTTTGAAGGGGCAGGATCTCTTTAATTGCAAGATTTCTGGCTTCGTTTACGATTAAATCAACGGTCTTTTTCTTAAACTCGGCAAAACGTTCATCCTTGCTTAATTTGTCCACGCCCAGTTGTTCATGTAATACGAAATCCACATCCCTTCGATCTGCAATCAATTGTGCCATAAGACTTTTCCTTTATAAAAGCTTTGGTTACAAGCGGTCACGGGTGTTCTAGATTTTTACACCCATGGGTCCTAAAAAAAACTGAACGACTGTTCTAAAAGCTTCGGATATGGCAATCAACAAATATACCAAGCAGTCCGATTATTTATTAACCAATTGATTTAAAGTTCTATTTTCCTATGTTAGATCTATTTTAGGGACGGGCAGTCCGATGAAAATGAGTGGCGATAACGCCACGCAAAATAAAAAAAATACAATATAAATGTGAATAATTTTATTAAAATTCAAGGCACTACGAAGACGTGGCCATACTGCCACGTTTTGGGGCTATTCAAGTCCAAATTTTTTCATTTTGGTAAACAGGGTCTTTCTGTGAATCCCCAGGGCAATCGCTGTCCTGGCTTTTTGCCACTGGTTCTCCTCCAGGGCGTTCAGGATGATCCCCTTTTCAAATTCCGCCACAATCCCATTCAAAGGCCCGCAAAAATCCGGAGATTTCCGGATAAAACAGACCCGTTCCGGTCCGTCTATCCTGGGATCAGACGAATTGCCCATAAAATCAATTTTCCCCAGGGTCATGTAACGGTGCAAAACGTTCTGAAGTTCCCGGACATTTCCAGGCCAGTCGTGCCGGAGAAAGGCCTCCATCATTTTGCCTCCCATGGAGGGAATCTGCCCCCCATCATCAAAGGCGGATAAAAAGTAGTCTACCAGCAATGGAATATCCTCCTTACGGTCCCGCAGGGCAGGTAGGCGGATGGGGATAATATGCACCCGGTAAAAGAAATCCTCCCGCATCAATCCTTTTTCCACCAGACGTTTAAGATTCTTGTTGGTGGCAGCCACAATTCTCAGATCAGGTTTAATCACCCGGTTACCGCCCACAGGGGTGTATCCCCCGCCTTCAATGGCCCGGAGCAGTTTGACCTGGAGATTAGTGCCGATATCCCCGATTTCATCCAGGAACAGAGTACCGCCGTCAGCCGTGCCAAGAATCCCTTCCTTGTCCTTTTCTGCGCCGGTGAACGCCCCCTTGCGGTAGCCGAAAAACTCACTTTCTATAATATTTTCACTGATAGCCCCACTGTTGACGGGCACAAACTGTTTTTCACAACGGTTGCTCAAATTGTGAATCGCCCGGGCCACCAGTTCTTTTCCGGTTCCTGATTCGCCATAGATAATCACATGGGCGTTGCTTGCGGCGGCCCGACCCACCAGTTCATACACCGTCTGCATGGCCCGGCTTTTGCCCACGATGTTTTCAAACCGGTAGCGCTCTTTCATGGCGGACCGAAGGACGATATTTTCATTTCTAAGCAGATCCGCATCTTCGCTGATCTTCTCCTCCCGGCGTTTTCTGTCGGTGATATCCATATGGATGGTCTGGGCTTTGACAATCCGTCCCCGGTTATCGTAGACCGGAGACTGGATGGACCAGTACCATTGACCGTCCCGGGGGCTTTTCAGTTCCCACCTGCGCGTCTTTCCCGAAAGAACCTCTTCAAGGTGACACCCGGGACAGGGGGCGTCCAAACCATGAACCACCTGATAACATTTTTCACCCACCCCGCTTCGGCCGGCTTTTTCCTGCAACGCGTTATTCATGAACTCAACCCGGTAATCCTTGGATGTCGTATAGATCAATCCCTCAAAGGTGCGAATAATATCACTGAGCCGGGCTTCGCTTTGCCGCAGGCGGTTCTGGGCAAGTTTTCTTTTTGTGATGTCCATAAACGACGCAATACTTTTACCGGTCCCGGGAATCACGCCCACCTTCATATCGATATACCGGATGTCCCCGGACTTGGCAAAAATCCGGCACTCGTACTCGGAGGGGATGCCGGCAAGACCTTTTCGCCGACCGTAATGGTAATTTTGCATCATTTCATTATCGCCGGGCACCACAAACTGGGACCACCGCATCCGGTTCTCGATTTCGTTACGCTCAAGCCCCACCAGGTCCATAAATTTGGCATTCACATAAAGAATCAGCATATCCGGATCAATGATGATGGTGCCGGTACCGGTATTTTCAAAAACGCTGTGGTACATCTCCTTTTCCCGGGTCAGCGCCAGGAACTGTTCTTCCACGCCCCTGGCCCTGTACAGCCGGTGCAGGGTTTTATCAAGATCTGCCGCAAGTTCTTCTAAAACCCCAATTTCCAGTGAATCAGGCACATACCCGTTAGGGGCATAAAAGACCTGGTACTTGACCCCTTTTTCGCAAGGGTCATTTATGGGAAAATAAAACGCCGTGATCGGGGTCCCGCTTTTCAGACCAAGACGTTTTTGCACGGGTTTGGGAAGATCCGTATCCGTGACCCTCCCCGGGGTTTTTGTTTTTGGTTTTACACACGTTCCGGAAAAAAAAGCCAAATCGTTCACATCCAATCCGGATTCAGAATAGAGAGCAGATTTAAAACAAACCGTATAATAAGGTGTTTGACTTTCCACCGCCCCGACAATGTCATCCAGAAGTCCGGAGGCCTCAGCAGCATACAACATGGCCCGGCGGCACAGACGGGAAAATGTGAACAACCACATCATATCCGCCGGGATCCGGTCTGTTTGCGTCAGTATCTCATGTCCGGCCTGATCCGGGTTTGGTTTTGTTTTCATAGCGCACCTGCATGGATCACACGGTTTAAAATTCAGCAATGATCAGTCCATAAAAACAAGAACATAGTGAATATGAGTAGATGAGTCAAATTCAAAAAAACAGACAACAATTATAAAGTAGGCCGGTTCGCAATTGTGTGGTGGTCCACGAAGGATTTATTTGCCGGGCATGGAATTCCTGAATTCCGAACGTTTACAAAACCGTCTATGGATGATATGAGTGATTTAGTCTAAATATAAACATTTTTTATCCGGGACGATCTCAATGCGAACTAAATTCTTAGGATTGTCAGTTCTGTATATTTTTCTTGTTTTTTTATTCCCTTTCTTTGTCTGTGCAGAAATGTCCTGTGAAAAAACCGTGACAGTCATCGTTGTGAAACAAGATAATTTGGTTAATATCTGCAAAACCTGGCTTGAAAATCCCCAGGCATGGAACGCTGTCGCCGAATTTAACCGTCTTGAAAATCCCCATCTGATCTATCCGGGCCAATGCTTGAAGATCCCGGCAAATCTACTCAAGGGTGTTCCCATGGACGGGACAATTACCTTTCTCAAAGGGCAGGTAACCTCAGCGCGTCCCGGGGCCTTGGACCGGGTATCCTTGAAAAAAGGAGATATCATCAACCAGGGATCGGAGATTGAAACCGGAAACGACAGTGTGGTGGAAATTACCTTTGAAGACGGCAGTTCTTTTTTCCTCAGACCCAACACCCGGGTTGGTATTCGCACCGCCCGGCAAAAAAAACCTATTATATGATCCGGAAACTCTTCGTGCCCGCCGGAAGAACCCTGATGAAAATAAAAAAAGGCACGGGCCAGGACTCCCGGTTTGAAATTTATACACCTTCGTCTATTTCTGCTGCCCGGGGAACCCGGTTCAGGGTTTCCGTTGACGGGGAAGACGTTACCCGGACCGAGGTTCTGGATGGGGTGGTTGGGGTAACTGGCCGTGGAAAAGAGGTGGTCCTGGACCCGGGAGAGGGCACATGGGTCAAACGAGGAAGGAGCCCTGTGGCACCTGAAACCTTGCTGTTGCCGCCTGCTTTGAAAGCGTTGGCCCCCCTTTACCAGCGCCTGCCGGTTCAATTCGACCTGGACCCGGTTGAAAAGGCCGTGTCCTGCCGGGTCATTTTGGCAAAGGATCCGGATATGAAAGATGTCGTAAAAGAGGATGTTGTAAAACGGGGGGATCCGGTTCCCCAGGCCATGTTGTTAGACAGCAGGTATTATTGCCAAGTCCTGAGCATTAACGCGGCCGGCCTTGAAGGGATTCCTTCCCGGGCCGTACCTTTTGAAGTCAGGATCAACCCGTTGCCGCCTTTTATTCAACGGCCCCTGGACGGTAGTGAAGTAAAAACGGATTCTGTTGAACTGGAGTGGTTAAAAGTCGGTGACGCGGCGTCATACCAGGTTCAGGTATCCCGGCAGCCCGATTTTAAGGATTTTTACAAACGGGTTGACGGCATAAAATCAAATGGCCAGTCCATTGATCTGGACGGCTACGGAGATTATTATTTCAGGGTCCGGTCCATTGCCGGGGACGGGTTTGAGGGGCTTTGGTCCGATAGGGTACACTTTTCTTTTGTTGCGCCTCCAAAATCACCTTCCGCAGAGGCGCCCACAATGGATGAGGACTCTATTTCACTCCGCTGGCAGGACCTTGGCCCGGGCATGAGCTATCAGTTTCAAATGGCAAAAGACCCCGTTTTCACACAACTTCTTATTGATAAAAACACGAAACAAGCTAACATCACCTTTGACAAACCTGAAGACGGCGGAACCTATTTTGTACGGATCAAAGCCATTGATGCGGAAGGCTATGAAGGTGAATTTTCCCCTGCTCAGACCTTTGAAATTGAAAAGTTTCCATATATAGAAGCAGGGGTCATTGCCACATGGCTGCTGGGGGCATTGTTAATTATTTTATAGCGCTTGAGCCGGGGTAAGTAAATGGTTAGACCAGATTCACTGGCTCCCGGAATCGTTTTAACCGGGAAAAAACATCACCTCCGTTACCTGCTCATGGGATTGGTCTGTCTTTTGGTGGTCGGTCTGGTGGATACCATGGGCTTTTTTAGGGGCATGGATTTTTATGCCTATGATCTTTTTTTCAGACTCAGGGGCACCCAGACCACGACGGAAGATATTCTCATCGTGGCCATTGACGAAAAAACCCTTGGGAAACTGGGGCCGTGGCCCATTCCCCGGCGCCATTATGCCCACTTTCTGGATCAAACGGATCGGGCATCAGGGATTCTTGGGGATATTATTCTGGCGGAACCCGCTGCAGGTGACTCACTTTTGGAAAAGGCCATGGCCCGGTTTCCCAGGCTTGTACTGCCGGCTTATGTGGACAGCGGCTGCCATCTTATTTTACCTGCCCCGTCCATGGGCAACCCGGCTCTGGGCCATGTCCATACCGAGCCTGGCATGGACGGTGTGGTTCGTGATATTTTTCATACCCTTTTTCTTGACGGTAAAAGACTGCCGTCTATCTCGTCAGC encodes the following:
- a CDS encoding 3-hydroxybutyryl-CoA dehydrogenase, giving the protein MKKICVIGAGTMGAGIAQVFAVNGYMVVLRDIEQEFVNKGISIISKNLSRMASKGKLEEVMIQPILSRIIGTTDPADAQDCDLVVEAAVENMKIKKQIFSELDNICKPSTILATNTSSLSIAEVATATKRPDKVIGMHFFNPAPVMALIEIIKGVATSDETFDAVKALSLDLGKQPVQVDEAPGFVVNRILIPMINEAAAIYAEGVASAQDIDTAMKLGANHPIGPLALGDLVGLDVCLAIMDVLYEEFKDSKYRATPLLRKYVRAGWLGRKSGKGFFDY
- a CDS encoding hydrogenase small subunit is translated as METNSSKKFYEVLESKGVSRRDFLKYCTALTATMGLSYSLVGQVAAKIEKAAAIRPPVVWLHFSECTGCSEAFLRTPDVGGIILETISVEYHETLMAAAGEQAEKSLHDAVEKYKGKFLCIVEGAVGTSYNGSYGKVSGKTFLEIAREVIPKAAATICVGSCSAYGGIAAAAPNPGGYKGVKDAIGIDTINLPGCPFNPLNLLGTILKYLDNEKIELDDYGRPLFAYGETVHDNCPRLEHYENDEFVEEFGSKEAELGYCLYKMGCKGPETYNNCPTAKFNDATSFPIQAGHPCIGCSEPGFWDEMTPFYEEM
- a CDS encoding IS1380 family transposase — encoded protein: MPTTINVKHGNENLVSQSGLLPVGALLKSINFAERFKNLPDVHCVDPNISHGEILSSMLGLICVGKPDYIAIEIFRQDPFFFTQAMGISNCPSQSTLRERIDLIGESANELIKEASVEMIRGKAPAISPVQTSVGNYIPLDLDVSPFDNSKTKKEGVSRTYKGCDGYAPMFGYLGTEGYLINVELRKGSQHCQKNTPAFIQEILKLTRQITQEPLLMRLDSGNDSQDNFEIIKKYEGVDVLVKRNLRKESLDGWFILAQNTENVKLIRCKHKSVWVGQTTVDPKGHALPRPIVFKVTERYEEKGEPLLFPKIEVETYWITITGLSPQEVINLYHDHGTSEQFHSEIKSDIGLERFPSCHFSSNSLILHLALLAYNTLRIIGQISLEEQDENNLPVNRRKTVSRRRLRTVMQDLMYMAGRLIYSGRRWSISFGKINPFAQLAENVLHRLRCSPG
- a CDS encoding thiolase family protein; translation: MKDVVIVSGARTAIGSFGGVLKTVSSVDLGAIVIRTAMERAGLRPEVSEEMLAFAPDKLRDRGKTDLEEAYGNWNTDATPIAVDEVIMGNVLQAGQGQSPGRQAMIRAGVPKETYGFTVNKICGSGLKSIAIGASSIMSGQADVVIAGGQESMSNAPMAMTRARWGYRMEVSGKGDIYDLMVYDGLFEIFNGYHMGVTAENIAELYNISRHDQDKLSCMSHARARAAIENGTFKEEIVPVTTRNRKAEVIVDTDERPMETSMEKMAKMKPVFKKDGSVTAGNASGINDGGAAVVMMSADKAKELGLTPYVKIKGFATGGVDPAYMGLGPIPAVRRVLKSTGMSINDMDIIELNEAFASQALGCMMELDIDPEFANQLGSGISLGHPIGCTGARQMVTLIHEMKRKGYGTGLVSMCIGGGMGMAMVVENIIK
- a CDS encoding acyl-CoA dehydrogenase; this encodes MAQLIADRRDVDFVLHEQLGVDKLSKDERFAEFKKKTVDLIVNEARNLAIKEILPLQTISDEGCSFNAGEVKVPEAFHRVYEAYNEGEWLGMTDDPEWGGQGMPHTVAMAANEYFYGACNSFMLYNMLTHGAAKLVEKFGTDEQKRIYLKNMLSGKWSGTMLLTEPDAGSDLAAVAATAKPNGDGTYSLSGNKIFISGGEHDMVENIVHPVLARIEGAPEGIAGISLFLAPKFRVTADGSPGEFNDVVCTGIEHKMGLHGNATCSLTLGGKTGCIGTLLGQENKGVAAMFEMMNEARQMVGLQGFANASASYIYSLNYARDRIQSRELKAPAGSKPVSIIRHPDVKRQLITMKAYVEGLRSLNYFCGMCHDLVAVSTDADQKTHYEYLLEVLTPIIKGYGTDKSFEVCNQGIQIYGGYGFIEEFPVSQLLRDSRIFMLYEGTNGIQSIDLLGRKLSMKKGAAFNAFLEEIKKTFALAKAADGLDDLTARLEGFFNTYSEVAAELQAQSRSDEFLTAYAFSYPFMEVTGDLVMAWMLLWRAAIATANKGKKKKDNMFYDGQIKTARFFINQILGTTAGKLDALKAFDNAVVEMDEAAFGSK